One Candidatus Zixiibacteriota bacterium DNA window includes the following coding sequences:
- the rpe gene encoding ribulose-phosphate 3-epimerase, whose translation MGKSEIVPSLLSADFSALGEEIRKVEKAGCKRLHLDVMDGHFVPNISFGPVVIKAVRKRTKLYLQTHLMIDQPGEYLKEFKKAGADCLIIHQESCCDFRKTLRKIKSLGLDAGVALRPKTPLETIKDVLRQLDMILIMTVEPGFGGQPFIRGMEKKIARTRNLLEEKNLEMHLGVDGGINLRTAPLVVKSGATLLIAGEAVFKGDALKNIRALYKSIHI comes from the coding sequence ATGGGAAAATCAGAAATAGTCCCCTCCTTGCTCTCGGCTGATTTCTCAGCTTTGGGTGAGGAGATAAGGAAAGTCGAAAAGGCTGGATGTAAGCGTCTTCATCTGGACGTGATGGATGGGCATTTTGTTCCGAACATCAGCTTTGGGCCAGTGGTAATCAAAGCTGTTAGAAAAAGGACTAAACTTTATCTGCAGACTCACCTGATGATCGACCAGCCGGGGGAATATCTAAAAGAGTTCAAAAAAGCAGGAGCTGACTGCCTGATTATCCATCAGGAGTCGTGCTGCGATTTCAGGAAAACCCTAAGGAAGATAAAATCTCTGGGACTGGACGCAGGAGTTGCTTTGCGGCCTAAAACGCCACTCGAAACCATTAAGGACGTTCTTCGGCAGCTGGACATGATTTTAATTATGACAGTCGAGCCTGGTTTTGGAGGACAGCCGTTCATCCGGGGGATGGAAAAAAAGATTGCCAGAACAAGGAATCTATTAGAGGAGAAAAATTTGGAGATGCACCTCGGAGTGGATGGAGGCATAAATTTGAGAACTGCTCCCCTTGTGGTCAAATCAGGTGCAACTCTTTTGATAGCAGGGGAAGCTGTTTTTAAAGGGGATGCTCTGAAAAATATTAGAGCACTCTATAAAAGTATCCATATTTAA
- a CDS encoding RpiB/LacA/LacB family sugar-phosphate isomerase: protein MPKRPLIILGSDHAGFKIKEFIKKELLKKNYPLQDVGTFSLKRVDYPDFAEKVALEVRKDKNRKGILTCGTGIGASIAANKIPGIRAALVSNTKDA, encoded by the coding sequence ATGCCAAAAAGACCATTAATCATCTTAGGCTCTGACCATGCTGGTTTCAAAATAAAGGAGTTCATCAAAAAAGAGCTTCTTAAGAAAAATTACCCACTGCAGGATGTGGGAACCTTCAGCTTGAAAAGAGTCGATTATCCGGATTTTGCAGAGAAGGTGGCACTCGAAGTCAGAAAGGACAAAAACAGAAAAGGAATCCTCACCTGTGGCACTGGAATTGGGGCATCCATTGCTGCCAATAAGATACCTGGTATAAGGGCAGCCCTGGTCAGCAATACAAAAGATGC